The DNA sequence ttacgaaaactaaaataaaaaatatcaatttcatcatccgaacgtcgtcggaacatatgcaattgagatctcgttggaattcttataaaattatctttaatttgatatattttttgcgaaaaaataatttagatcgagagagttacgtaaatttaaagttttaagatgattttaatgagagagaattgatattaataccctctaattttatttattaattttcttaattaaaaatataattcatatgACAAATCTTCTAAACTAATGACTTAGATTTAGTTTTAGGTTGaaattgctaattagttagcagtTGATCACTCCCCTGCCCTACGtggataattatttaaaatatcgaACTATGCAAGACTTAATTTCTCTCAGTTTGAACTACAGAGATGAGATGGAAAATTAAACTTGGAACTTGtttcatataaaataataaccaAGGCCTTAAATAACAATTTAGGACTTAAATTTGGATCTTATTTTGATAGCACAAcgctttaaaaaattttagttgttgtcaataatttagttattcTTAATAAATTGTCTAGGACTTTGATTTGCATTTCGTCTAAAGTAgtgatataaaaatttatagctCAAGTGGTCAACTATCAATATTAATACTCCTAGTTATAGGAATCGATAAACACAATAAAAGGTTCTTAATGCCTTATGACTTTGCACCaaatttctaataattttaGCATTGCACAAAGCCTCAGTTTTATGAAGGTAACTTTTTAGTTAAATGAACAGGTCTGAACAAATAGAGCGAGGGCTGAACAATGCAAAATTCAATCTAAACACCCAAGGCATGTATTGATCACAACATATGTTTTCACTACAAATTAGAGTAATTAATTTCCATCAAAACAGTCTTTCAAACAAACCCCGAGAAAAGCTCAAGCTAAATCCCTTTCGACATGCTACAACTCTCCAGAGGCGGAACGTTCCACCTTCAAAGGTCCAGCACACTTAGACCTGCAAATGAAGCGAACAAATTCATTACGTTTAGCAATTAAGATGCACCGGTAATAGCAATTAATAAGATTTCGAAAGGAGATAAGGTATACCCGGTGGAAGGGATTGCTTCAACTTGTCGGCCTTCTCAAGGTCAAAGACGCAGAGGGTGTAGAGGTATTTCGAGCACCTGACCTTGAACTTGACAACATTTTTGCTCTTCTTGATCTTCACCGACTGTGCATCCTTCCTCCTGGCAGTGAGCAGGAAGTCCTTTATCTCGTGAATCTGCTTCGGCTGTAGATAGCAAGAGAATTAAACCAGAGCCATTAGAACCCAAGGCAATATAAAAAATCGAAACCGATACATATATACAACAGCTATTCAGGCGTATAGAACCGAGAATTGCCTCACGAGGGAAGAACAAAACTTAAATCCAATAACACCTAGTCTAGTTCAGCAGTTCCACATCAGAGAAATCCCAAAGCAAAATCAAGTATGATAATTCCTAAACGAAGAAAGGACACTCTATCAATCTATGATCTTCACAACAAGGCTCAACAATGCAACAGCCAAAATACAGAGCATATTTAGAGTTTAAATTATTccaaaacacaaataatactataatactccctccgtccccaatcAAGAGTCGCACTCTTCCATTTCGACCCatcccaattaagagtcacacttcattttcaccataaatagtaagtaggtcccacgtcccactaactcaattcactcacatttctttacatttcttaaaactcatgccgatcaaagtgtgactcttactcggggacggatggagtatattgctaaaatcacaagaaaatcATGTTTCTACAAAAAAATCAAGCTAACATATTGCATCGACATTAACTATTCAAAACAAACAGCTGCACTAACTTCATTTCCCCCTTTTTAGCATAATCAGAAACTTTAAACTGATAGCTGCGAGAAAACATCAATCTGTTACCCttcacaacaaaatcaagagCTTTCAGCATAAATCCACCTTATCACGCTTGAATCAAGCTCAAATCACACCGTTAAACAATACTAGCAAGATCAAAACGCATATTCATATAGATGGCAGCTGCAAATCAAATTAAGAGCAACAAAACGGCAcagaaaaaatcaaacaacgTGAATCAAAAGAAGAAACGAACAGATTTCAGCTCAATCGATGCAATACATGAAAAACGGTAGATTGAATCAATGGAGAGTACCATTTTGGGGAGGATGGCGGATGCaggcgaagaagaagagtgaacaaaaaaaccctaaaatttgGGGAGCGTTGATTTGTGCGAGGTTATATATACCACAGAATATGAGAAATGAAACCTTAATGGGCCTTGATTTATTGATTTCCCAGTTTGTAACAAATTAGCCTTTCTTTAGGCCCATAACAAACTtaccttttttctcttaattctacaaaaaaaaaaaaaagaaaaatagccCAAGTTCGATATTTTTGTGTTAGTCTATGTATTTATAATAGTTGGGGTGctttatattgctaactatttaaattgctaactctgctaacttatcaacatagtgtattaaaaatgtcaatacggtaacatcaaaatgtcaacacataattttatgagttgatacactatgttgatgagttagcaagtttGCAACTTAacaaagttagcaattgatcacacccctaTAATAGTTATGTACTCACTGAATTCCACAGTAATAGGCATTTTATTTtgcgcactcattttgaaaaactaatttcatatttgatcTTCATCGCAATCCCAATAACAAAACCCTTCTTATTCCAATATATCTCTATCGAcatatatgtttataaatatGCGAGTTGGAGTAGGAGTtggttttataaaattatgtgtcCTAGACTCCTAGTTCGAGTATAACTCGATTATCTAATGTTGATAGGATTTATTTTTCGCATATATATGAAGGATACAGGGTTCGTATCACTATCTCCACCCCTTCTCCCCTCTTCTAATCTCTTGAAAAAAGATCATTAGCAATGAACGGCGACGTATTGGCAGAGATTCTCTTACATCTCCCCGTGCAATCCCTCTTGAGATTTCGAGCTGTCTGCAAATCATGGGGCAACATCATCGATTCTCAATCTTTCCAAAAACGGCACACTCAAAACGACAACGACGACAAACCAGACGACACGGTATGTCTACAATTTAGTTTCCCCAACGTTGGAAACCGGATGCTGCAGGAGCTGTCAATAAAGCTCCTACACAACAACAAGTCAGTAATGTCACATGCATCCGACTACTATACCGGCTTCTCGTTTGGCTACTCGCCTCCCAACCGTCTAGGTAGGTTTGTTGGACCGGTTAAGGGTCTAATATGCATTAACCCTGATAATCCCGAGTTGTGCACAGTTGTATGCAACCCTTTTCTAGGCCAACTCGAGATTCTCCCACATTTAACCTATTTGCATCCCGACCCGTGCCAGATATGGTGGCATGATGTTGCTTTAGGTTTCCACGAAGATTACAAAGTTGTGCAACTGCTCTTATGCAAGCGACACCAGTGTGTCCATGCCCAACTGTACTCAAGAAAGACAAACTCTTGGATGGAGTTTAGTGGAGACCGTCTCCGCGTCCTTGATGGGCTACACCATATCCCTTGTATTCCAATAATATCGCGGTGCAAGAATGGCTACTTTTCGCACTGGTTCGTGCATAGGTATAATAACGAAGGAGGAGCTATTGTGCTTGCGCCAGAGATACTGACCTTGGATATGAGGAATGAAGTGTTTCGTACAGTTTGCTTGCCGGCGAGTCCTGTTGGTATGGGCAGTATTATCTTTGCGGAAAATGAGCACTCATTTCGCCGCTTTGATTTTCCTTCTGTTGATGGAAGTGTTATTACGGTGGGCATTAATGAGTCGATATGTGAAGGAAATGTATTGAGATGGAATCATGTGATGAATGTGGAAGTACCCTTCTCCGATTATAAGATGCCACTATGGCAGCCTGGTTGGGTGTTTTTTTACCAAACAACGGGCGGCGCGTTAGTGTATGATTCTCATGCACGCAAATTCATCTGCAAGCATGCGATGCTGCCTGAAGGGTCCAGGATTGTTGAGTACAGAGGGAGTTTCGTTTCACCTAAGAATTAGTTTCACCAAGTCTTATGTTTTCTAGGATTGTTTATTACTTTTCTTCTATGAATGTCTTTGTTAACTAGTATCATTTgattttagggttttgattcatttttcaGATTATGCATggtttcttgatttattttagttttaaaagtACTTTGTTaggttttcttttttgatgGTTTTTAATATCTATTGATGATCTGAAAAAATATTCCAGATTGACAATTTTGACATGACACAAAGACACGTAAAAGTAATGAGTTAATGTCAACTTTATCGTGTTCTTATCATTATTGGATTGATCTGATAAATACACGATCTAATTTCG is a window from the Salvia hispanica cultivar TCC Black 2014 chromosome 1, UniMelb_Shisp_WGS_1.0, whole genome shotgun sequence genome containing:
- the LOC125204920 gene encoding putative F-box/kelch-repeat protein At1g12870 gives rise to the protein MNGDVLAEILLHLPVQSLLRFRAVCKSWGNIIDSQSFQKRHTQNDNDDKPDDTVCLQFSFPNVGNRMLQELSIKLLHNNKSVMSHASDYYTGFSFGYSPPNRLGRFVGPVKGLICINPDNPELCTVVCNPFLGQLEILPHLTYLHPDPCQIWWHDVALGFHEDYKVVQLLLCKRHQCVHAQLYSRKTNSWMEFSGDRLRVLDGLHHIPCIPIISRCKNGYFSHWFVHRYNNEGGAIVLAPEILTLDMRNEVFRTVCLPASPVGMGSIIFAENEHSFRRFDFPSVDGSVITVGINESICEGNVLRWNHVMNVEVPFSDYKMPLWQPGWVFFYQTTGGALVYDSHARKFICKHAMLPEGSRIVEYRGSFVSPKN